CATAAGCTATACTAAAAATAATCAACGGCATTAATACTTTCCAAAAAAAGTTATATTTTTTAATTCCATCAAAAACTATCAATAATAGAATGGAATAAAATGCTACTTGCCCATACTGTGCAAAAAAATTAGGGTTCTCATATAAAAAAGAGAATCTATTATTAAAATAAGCCAGATCCATTCCCTTTGTACTAATTGCATAAATCCCAAATAAAATAATAATAAAAAATACAATTATCATAGAATTCATAAACTTATTAAGAAACTTTTTATTTATAGTCCAATAATTTGAGAATATAAATACATAAAAACTCCATGCAAAGTATAAGGCTATTACTTGTATATGATAGGTATTTTTATATAGTATTGATATCACTAAATAATAAAAAGGAAATAGTAGCGATAGAAAAAATATTTTAATTTTAATTTTTTTCTTATATCGAATAAAAGCAATTGTAAGAACTAGTAATAAAACAGCAAGTAAAGGCTGTTTCATTTTTGATGCATTTACCATTTGCTCATAAGATAAAGATAAATTATTACTAATTCCAGTCCATATCATAAATAATACAAGGAAAAAATAGGGTAGATATCTTAATAGTTTCATAGTTAAATCAATACTTTCATACTTTTTAAGGAATAAATCCTTATTATTACTATAATAAATAATAAAAAACTATTCAAAATAGCTAAGCCTATCATACCAAACTGCATTACGATAAAATAACCCCCAAAGATAAGTATTAAAACAAAAAATAAATTTAAGTAAAACTCGTATTTTTTCTTTTCATTGATTATGAGCATAGTTGCATTTAATCCATTCATAGATACAAAAGAAAACCCTACCAGTAGTGTAATAAAGACATTCTTTCCGGAACTATATTCCTGACCAAATAAAAGTATGATATAGTCATACCCAACAAACAGTATGACAAATAACAAGAGTGTCAAATACAACATTCTCTTTTGTAACACTTTAAATAAACTGTGAAGTTTATCATACTCATGCGCAGTGTGAAGTTTGGAAAGTTTTGTTGCATATATGACATTAAAAGCCAAATAGATCATCAATGGAACAATAGCCAGACGATAATTTACAGCATATATGCCAACCTCATCAGCAGTCATAAAATGAGACAACAACAATAAGTCAATTACAGGTTGTTCAGCCATATACTGAATAAGTGTAATAAATATAAGAGCAAATGACAATTTATGGTATTTTTTAATAGTAGTAATACTTAAAGATTTTTTCTCATCTTTTCGCAGACACCAAAAAATATATACAATACCAATGAATGCCAATATTAGAAACGTATAAATTCTAAAATCATATACTAATGTCAATTTCAATGAATTTGCATAAAGAATGTAAACCCATAACAACAATAAAAATAGTGAAGGAGCCAAATAGTAAGTCAGCAATGCTCTTACATTAAATTTTTCAAGTCCTCTCATCAACGATGCCATAGTTGTAAACAGAACAAAAGCAGGCAAATACAAAATAATTATTTTCAATTCGTATTCAAAATCGAATTGACTAATTAAATATTTATTAATCAATGCGTGATTACTTCCAACAAGCAAACCAATAATTATGGACATTACAGTCACAAAGAACAGAATATATGAAATAAGGAGTTTTGTACTCTCATTATATTTTTTTAACTTGGCTATAAAAAATATAAAGCCTTCATCCATACCAAGCTTTGCTATGATCGCCAATGTTGTAACCATTGTAAAAAGCAATTGAAATTTACCAAAATCACCAGCACTCAGATACCTTGCCAATAAAATAGCTATAAGGAAGTTAACTGCCTGTAAAAAAACCATTCCCCCGGCAGTCATCATGAAAGAAACAATGTTTTTTTCCTTCATTTACTATTTACACTTTCATAAAATTTCATAGCATTTTTCATAGTAAAATCATTAGAAGCATTTCTTGCATTTATACATTTTTTATCAAATTCAGATCGGTTCTCTTTCATTTGCAATATAAAATCAGATATTACAGCAACATCCCCCGGATTACAAATAGCACCGCAATCATATTTTTCGATCAAATTACCAAGTTCCGAATTCCTAAGTGCAATCGCTAAAATGCAATTACCCGCACTCAGCATATAATACGTTTTACTCGGTACAGACAGGGCTTCCGCTCCTACGCCCAAAGTAACAACTCCAATATCTGCAGCCGTCATGGAAAACGGAATGACTTCAGGGGCCTGAAAAGGAAGCATAAGAACATTTTTCAAGTCATAAGCCTCAATCATTTTCATAAGTGAAGCTTTCTTAACCCCTTCCCCTATGATAAGAAACTGGATCTCTTTATGATCTCTCAGCAGATTCGCAGCCTCGATTAAAGATTCTAGATCATGTGTTTGCCCCAGGTTTCCGGAATACATCACAACAAATTTGTCTTTCAGATCATGTTTGTCAACAAACCAGTTTTCCGATTTATCCATAGGCTTTATAAAAGATGTATCTACCCAGTTATGCACCACCACAGGTTTGGCTTCCGGAGCGTAGTAGAGTATCGTTTGAGACATATTTTCACTGATAGTAAAAACTGTTTTCGCTTCATTGAACAGCTTTTTGTTTATCTTCGCCCATATTTTGTATATAAAAGAATCTTTTTTGATATAACCGAAATTGACCAAAGCATCCGGATAAATATCATATATCAAAAGATGAAAGGTTTGATGGAAAAACTTTTTAAAGAACAGGCTCAGTATAGGAACAAAAGGTGGATTGCTTACCAAAAACAGTTCACTGTTTTTGTCCAGGAACAAAAGCTTCCAAAAAGTCTGAATGGTAAACATCAACCATGTATAAATACGGTATACGGCCTTCATCCGGTTGTACTTTATAAGATACTGCACTTCAATGGTTGGATCCAGTGAAGCCGATGCCTTTTCTACCTCACCTGTCAATAATATAACTTTGCAATTCTCTTTGCTTGCAAAGTCATTGAGAATATCTATGAACAAAGGACCAGTCACCTGATTTACAAATACAAATGTCTTCATAACTTCAGATCCTTCACAATTTTCTCCATGATTTCTAAATAATCAACAAGATATGTATCAAATGAATAAAACATTTCATTATTATTTTGCTGCAAGGCAAAAATAAGGTTTTCTACTAAAAAGACTCTTAACATTCGTTCTACATCATTATCATCAAGGCAGGATA
This DNA window, taken from Sulfurovum lithotrophicum, encodes the following:
- a CDS encoding oligosaccharide flippase family protein, whose protein sequence is MKEKNIVSFMMTAGGMVFLQAVNFLIAILLARYLSAGDFGKFQLLFTMVTTLAIIAKLGMDEGFIFFIAKLKKYNESTKLLISYILFFVTVMSIIIGLLVGSNHALINKYLISQFDFEYELKIIILYLPAFVLFTTMASLMRGLEKFNVRALLTYYLAPSLFLLLLWVYILYANSLKLTLVYDFRIYTFLILAFIGIVYIFWCLRKDEKKSLSITTIKKYHKLSFALIFITLIQYMAEQPVIDLLLLSHFMTADEVGIYAVNYRLAIVPLMIYLAFNVIYATKLSKLHTAHEYDKLHSLFKVLQKRMLYLTLLLFVILFVGYDYIILLFGQEYSSGKNVFITLLVGFSFVSMNGLNATMLIINEKKKYEFYLNLFFVLILIFGGYFIVMQFGMIGLAILNSFLLFIIVIIRIYSLKSMKVLI
- a CDS encoding glycosyltransferase family 4 protein, giving the protein MKTFVFVNQVTGPLFIDILNDFASKENCKVILLTGEVEKASASLDPTIEVQYLIKYNRMKAVYRIYTWLMFTIQTFWKLLFLDKNSELFLVSNPPFVPILSLFFKKFFHQTFHLLIYDIYPDALVNFGYIKKDSFIYKIWAKINKKLFNEAKTVFTISENMSQTILYYAPEAKPVVVHNWVDTSFIKPMDKSENWFVDKHDLKDKFVVMYSGNLGQTHDLESLIEAANLLRDHKEIQFLIIGEGVKKASLMKMIEAYDLKNVLMLPFQAPEVIPFSMTAADIGVVTLGVGAEALSVPSKTYYMLSAGNCILAIALRNSELGNLIEKYDCGAICNPGDVAVISDFILQMKENRSEFDKKCINARNASNDFTMKNAMKFYESVNSK